Proteins from a genomic interval of Anolis sagrei isolate rAnoSag1 chromosome 1, rAnoSag1.mat, whole genome shotgun sequence:
- the RNF146 gene encoding E3 ubiquitin-protein ligase RNF146: protein MAGCGEIDHSINMLPTNKKTNESCSGAAPSLMVPECAICLQTCVHPVSLPCKHVFCYLCVKGASWLGKRCALCRQEIPEDFLDKPTLLSPEELKAASRGNGEYAWYYEGRNGWWQYDERTSRELEDAFSKGKKSTEMLIAGFLYVADLENMVQYRRNEHGRRRKIKRDIIDIPKKGVAGLRLDCDSNAINLVRESSADGADSIPVLGAAAAAGQPLATVAVRPLPSLDGQLTSPATPSPDASTLENSFANLQINGDSMVEMSHRGEGEEDHESSSSGRVPVLDTSVEETESDASSDSEDVSAQLQLPVSAAQQRHLNANQPALDRPVAGSGAGSTSVRSRRPDGQCTITEV from the coding sequence ATGGCTGGCTGTGGTGAAATTGATCATTCAATCAATATGCTTCCCACCAACAAGAAGACAAATGAATCATGTTCTGGTGCAGCGCCATCCCTTATGGTCCCTGAATGTGCTATCTGTCTGCAAACATGTGTCCACCCCGTGAGTCTGCCTTGTAAACATGTCTTCTGCTATCTGTGTGTAAAAGGAGCTTCTTGGCTGGGAAAGCGCTGTGCACTCTGTCGGCAGGAGATCCCGGAGGACTTTCTTGATAAGCCAACTTTACTGTCACCCGAGGAACTGAAAGCAGCCAGTAGAGGAAATGGGGAATATGCTTGGTACTATGAAGGCCGAAATGGCTGGTGGCAATATGATGAACGTACCAGTAGGGAACTCGAAGATGCCTTTTCTAAAGGTAAAAAGAGCACTGAAATGTTAATTGCTGGGTTCTTGTATGTGGCAGATCTTGAAAACATGGTTCAGTATAGGAGAAATGAGCATGGACGCCGCAGGAAAATAAAACGGGACATAATAGATATTCCAAAGAAGGGAGTGGCTGGGCTTAGGTTGGACTGTGACTCTAATGCTATCAATCTAGTAAGAGAGAGCTCTGCTGATGGTGCAGACAGTATACCAGTTCtaggagctgctgctgctgctgggcagCCTCTAGCAACGGTTGCTGTTAGACCCCTACCTTCACTAGATGGTCAGCTGACAAGTCCTGCAACGCCATCACCTGATGCAAGCACTCTAGAGAACTCTTTTGCCAACTTGCAAATAAATGGAGACAGTATGGTTGAAATGAGTCATAGGGGTGAGGGAGAGGAAGACCATGAATCATCGTCTTCTGGTAGGGTGCCAGTTCTTGACACCTCCGTTGAGGAGACAGAATCGGATGCTAGCAGCGATAGTGAGGATGTGTCTGCCCAACTTCAGCTGCCTGTATCCGCTGCTCAGCAGAGACACCTGAATGCAAACCAGCCAGCCTTGGATAGACCAGTGGCAGGGAGTGGGGCGGGAAGCACCAGCGTAAGATCTAGGAGGCCTGATGGACAGTGCACAATAACTGAAGTTTAA